The stretch of DNA ACCAGCATCGGCCTGGGGAGAAATGTTAATGTGCGTGATCAGGTGTAATTAATTTCAAGCAGCGCCGCCAGGCAATGGTCGTCTGGGCAACTTGATAGGTGACAAGCccaattttctattttttggcaAGCCAACCCATATTGGCATAGGCTCTTTTGTATCTGGGCCGAGATATCTCTGTGGAGGGGAGGGGTCCAACACCGTGCGTTGCGACGGCGAGGCTGTTGGCAAAATCGATCTTGCGGCGGTGGCATCTTGGGCGCCGAATTTGGTGTTGCGGCATGTCTTTGTTGGTGATGGTGGTGAGCGAAAACAAGAAACAGAGCTTGAGCTTCAACTTGAAGTGTGTTCATAATCTTAGCCCccctctcatatatatatatatatatatatatatatatatatatatatatatatatatatatatatatatatatatatatatatatatatatatatatatatatatataggagggagccaccgggGTGTGCATGGCCGAGCTGCAGCTATGCCTTGCTGAACCACCTTTAGGAGTCAATGAGACGCTGCCACATCAAAGGTTTGACGCGGTGGGGCTCACGAGATGGTCGACCGACTAGGCTAGTGGCGCCAACCGCACCTAACTTTGGAGAGCGGGCTGTGCTAAGCTGCCTCTTGTCCAAATGGCGTGCAATGCCTTGTCCTAACTCCTAAACCAGTTTGGTAGTGCCTTTGGAATTCTTTTGATCCATTGAGCCTGAATCGTGCTCTAATTTGTTGATGAATTCTACCTTGGACAAAAACATGCTTACAACTTGCATTTTAGCTCAAATACCAATCTTGCATATTTTCTAGGGGTAAAGTGTGTTTAGCCATTTATTTAAGGatagatgcgtgtaagaaatgcaaactctcataattttctgatcaagCTGACACCTGAAATTGGTCATTATTGAGTGTCAACACTTACGATAGCATAGGTGCTGATGAGTACATTGAGTGGAAATTTCAATAGACAATATATTTGCTAATCGCTTTATGTGTCCAAAGAGAAAGGTAATAAATGAAGTTAGTGTTTTGCGACTTTCTGCTTTAACTTGGTGGGAGAGCTTAAGTCCATTAGATAAACCTCAAACTTGGGATGACATGAATTTTTTTATGAGAAAAACTTTTGCTAATCCATCTCATATAGTTAACTCTTATGATGAGGTGTTTCAGTTAGAGGATCATTCTATTGTTGTATCTCTTGCTATGCCTAACTTTTTCTAGGATTCTGAACAAACGCAAGAGGACAAGGATTATGCGAAACAAAATGAGGAGCTCACAACCTCATGTGCGAATTCAAAACCATCATCTCACACTGCACCAATCACTCGTGCTGAAAATATGAACATAGGTAATGCCTATGGTGCTACACTCACATAAGGCGAGAATTCTCTTGATGTGCTAACATTTTCCACCAATCACGCTATGATGGAACAAGTATTAGTGGAATCTTATCTTAATTTACCTTTGTCACAAGATGATTTGCTTGATGTTCCTTGTGATAAAGATAATGTATGTGATGATACTTATGTTTATTGGAATCAAATACTTGTGCTGAAAATAGACATTTTCTTCACATTGCTAGTGATGTTGATGAGCtgaaattgttgtcttctttaagTACTTTGGGTACATTGAACTTGATGTTTTGTAGTCTTAGTTATTTGAAGGAGAAACTTTTGGGATATACTGATTTGCCATGGTTTTCGCAACATACATATCATACTGTTGGCAAATATAATAACAACGAATAATACATGATACAACGTGTTTACATTAGTAGCAATATGGATTCTTCTTTTGATGTGCAAGTTTGTAATCAACTACGTGGATCCAATTTCACTGCTAATATTCATATCTCATCTACTTCTATTCCACCTCTTGTTAgtactaatcttttgcaggatAGTATTGACAAACATCATGTGCATTCCGACCAAGGAGCCTACATACATACTTGCTGCTATTTTGTGCATGATGACACACCAACAAATTGGAAACATGATCACATCCCTCTTCATAATAATTTTTTGGTTCCCTTTGTTTTCACAATCCcgctctctttgttttctatagGATCAGTTTCGGGCACAATCGACGTCGAGGTCGGCTTTTCTTCATGAAGagaaggatgatgaggacatgactcCTATGCATATGATCAAGATTGGTGCATGGCATGGAAAAGGAGTCCAGCAATGCTGTCCAAGTCATGAGAGAGGCTCAAGGCTAATTCAGTTCGAGTCGccaaggtggaggcccaaaACAACTGAAGTTCGAGTCCACCTCGCAGTCCAGGAGCAACCCACACTAAAAACGATACCCAGATCGCATACGGAGTCCAAATTTGATGTTCTACACATGTATGGAAAGCTAAAGAGGTAAGCTTTCCAATGGCCCTGATCCCACCTCATTATCATTATCAGGTCCGAGTTGTCAGGAATCATCGAAACAAGTGGACATCTAGAATCTATCGGGGTGGTGGGCCACTGTTTTTTGGACCGTTGGCCCTTGTATTTATATTCACTTTAATCTCCCGATGATATGATATCCTTTCGTTAACAACGATATGACCATGTGACCTACAGCGACGACACGACCGGTCCCGAAAGGGACGCATGACCAGTTCGGTTCTGTAGGGGACGACGTTCATAGCGAAAAAGATGGCCATCAGGAATGAAAAGTCTGTGCAAGACAGGTAAAAGGTGTACCACCCCATTATGTGTATTCTTTTTGTAAATTTtaagcatttgggattgttagTATCGGGATTAAATTTATTGAATGCTGTTTGTAATGCACTGTGAATATTTTGAAGCCCATAGCAACGGGCACAAACCTATGCAGAACAAAATAGAAGATACAAGTACGAGGAATTATTCTTTATTATCTAAATATCTAGTTTGTTACAATAAAGTCTTGCCTCATATATATACTCCAAACTAAGCataaaactttataaaacccaCAAGCAACTAGACAAGTACTGAACTTCTTGTCCCCCTTTCTCTCTGGACTCAGTCCGGTTGATTGACAACAATTATTCAACCGTAAGATCAGATCACACCGTAAAATACCACAACCAAACAGCATCTAGTTTCAAAAGAAGATTCATAATttcctcaaagaaaaaaaaggaagatttATAAAGCAGCAAAGGATATGCATATATACTGTTACATCCAAAACAGCATCCGCGTCCATCACAAGTCATTGGTATCTGCATCAATAGCTTAATCCATACTTTGACCATGTTTGTTTCCACCCTTGTGAGAAAACCATCCTACTTCTCGTCCAATCCAATCAGGTACCTTCTGTTTTCCCTTCCAAGAGGTTAGCAAATCAGTATGAGATACAGACATGCACCCACCCCTGGTCCTGGTGGTTTCTCCTCTCTGACATTTCACACCGAGCATGGGCTCTGCCACATCGATATGTCTGATATTAGCTCCCGGAGCTGATCCATGAGGAGCTTTACGTGCttgttttttctttcaatttcctgCATTAGATCCCATGTTAGAAAGATCAGTCATCAGTGTTACATGTGAAATGTATGTTTGATGCATAGATTAAAAAAGTGCATATCATATATTTCCATTGAATATATCTTACGacttcaaatataaaagatGCTAATATCAATCGAATTGAAAAGTAGGTAAATCACTGGGAATGAGATTATAGTAATCAGATCACAACAAGGACAGTAAAAAATGTTAGGAAATCTCTAGGAACAAGAGGTGCAATACAATTTTGAAGAAAGTCCTGTTGCATTAAAACAAACAAGAACCTCAGTAAAATAAACCATGCAGGTGGTGCAAAATACACCTCAAGCACTGACACATAACTTTTTTACACTTCATACACTGGAAAGAATGAGAACTCAGTATTTCCATGCTCTGTGCTTACAAATTTAGCACAGATCACGACATGCTGGTGGAACATATCGTAAAAAGATGGCATGGGTTGCAAAGCAAACAACAGAAAAAGGGATTTGGTGAAATAACAAACATGAATATTTGTCGGAAGAAATCTGGACCCCCCATAACAAATAAGATTTTGACAACTAATAGGATCAACGCGGCAGTCAAACTTCAAGCAGGAATACAGTAGCATAGACTAAACTTACTAGATCATTTGCAAGCTAGTACCTTTCTCAAAGTAGATGCATGCACTTCCAACCTCTCAATCTCTGCATTGTCAGCTTCAAATTCTGTTGATCCTATGTCCTGAAAAGTGAAAATGTGCGATCATTAAAGAAATGTAACAATGTGCAACATCATTAAAGAAATGTAACAAATGCGACAAATTTCTTTTCAATCAAAAGGACCATGATTTTAAAAGAAGCTATATGTCTAAGAATCAACAACTCAAGATCAATTACAGTTACCATTTTTCTTTACCCATATTAGAATCCATGCAAACTAATTTCATCTGGAACAGTATGGAAATAACAGTCTTGACAATTGAGTGCTGGTTCCACAGCGAAGTCAGAATAATATTAAGCTTATTCCCTTAAGGTAAACTGCCTATATCCAATGCGAAGGACAAGTTCCAGATAAACAAAAACAGTATATTACCAGTCAGTTCATCCTAAATAAAAGCCTATATAGTGATCATGCTAAATAAAATACACTGAAAGTAGCACCCACCTTGCACCAGTCATggctgttggtgtatatgtgagcctaTGTATAGAGACCCATCTGGAGGCCCATATACAGGATATgcatatcccacccttctagggtttggaggtatctattattctctcctatatggtatcattagcctagggtttctctcctctctctcctcctccctaccccagccgccgccggacttcccttccctctcctccttccctcctctctccccagCCTCTGGATCTGGCACTGCAGGCCATgcttcggccgccgccggctctgCTCTGGCCGCCCTGCCCTGGCGAGCCTTTGGCGCCGCCGGGCCGGCCGCTGCTTCTGCACCGGGCGCCAGgccccctgctgctgccgccaggccggccgccggcacctctaccgccgccgcctggtccTCTCCGAGCGGACGCGCCCCTGCCCACGCCATGGTCGTGCTCGGGCCGGCCCCGGATGGCGCTGCCGCCGGGCCGCCGAAGGGTCCGCCCGGGCAGGATCTCCTACAGGGGCCGCCGCCCCAGCCCGTGCAGGGCCCCCTGCAGAGGATGGCGCCCCTGCAGGcgcccgatgccgccgccaccactgcagctgacgccgccggcgctgcagcCGCCCAtcgcgccgccatcgccgcgggCAAGCAGCTGCATTCTGATGCCCCGCTTCCCGAAGCTCCCGCGCACGCATGGCCCGGACTCGGGATGCCCCCCGCGGATGTgccgctcgcccccgccgccctccatggccagcaggccgacgccgcggccttcctcgccgccaagtcggaggcttcggcggcccaggagcgggcccacgtggctgccctcgcttgggagcgcgagcgcgccacggccgacgccctcgctctccgggtcgccgaagCGGAGCATTTCCTTTgtgtctcctccggccagcagcccgtcgaccccgagcacggcgcctcttcctctcactaggccccgcccgctggatctggaccccggcacgacccgaccgaccccatggtcgcccagctccacctccaggccgccggcgtccagaacatcagggccctggtcactgtcctcctcgaccccacgtcctcctcctacggacgctggcgggaccaggttctgctcgccctccgccgctacgccctcgacgaccacgtcctcctcgacacgccgaTCGAGACGTGGGacgtggtgtggctgcgcctcgacagcgtcgccatgtcctggatcttcgggaccatctccctagatcttcaggacctcgtcaggacccacggcggcaccgcgcgccaggcctgggtggcgctcgaggggcagttcctcgacAACGGCGAGTTCCGCGCCCTCcggctcgacgccaccttccgcaccttcgagcaggaggacctctccgttggtgagttctgccggcggatgaagggcatggccgatgctcttcacgacctcgggtgtccggtgtccgatcgggtcttagtgctcaatgtcctgagggcctgagcagcacctatgaccacctgaagacctggatcacccgccagaggcccttcccctccttcctacaggtccgggacgacctcgctctcgaggagatcaccaggggtctcgcgcccggatcgtcctccgccgctcctgccacctcgctccttggtgctgctcccgccgggcagactGGAGGTGGGAAGAGGGGGGCCGTGGACGTCGTCGGCAGAGgggacggggtggtggtggcactggtagCCCTGCTTCTGGGGGTTCCGGtgccggtgggggccgtcggggcgcgccgactccggctcccgctcccgctcctgcccctgcccctggaggtacgccctggccatccttcagcaacccatggtcagagtgcatctcgatgtggccgttccagggtccgggaggggggcctcgtcctcagctccagccggcggccatgttcaccggtgctgctccctTCTCCGCGCCGTCCtagaccccgcccgctcagcccatccagcagccgacctggcctgggagGTGAGACtaggccgctctggcgcagtccttcagcaccatgggactgacgccgccggtcagcaccgtgtggatcgccgactcgggtgcctccttacACACCACCCCTGATGACGGTATcatctcttctgtccgaccccctcactcctcttgtccttcttccatcatggttggtgatgggtcttgcctttccgtcaccgccgtgggttttGCTCCTGATTCTTTTCGCCTtcataatgttcttgttgcacctcagatggttcacaatcttcttgccattcgccagtttactgctgataactcttgttccattgaatttgactcttctggtcttactgtgaaggattcggcttcccggcgtccgctcctccgatgtgacagcccggggcccctttacactcttcggcttcctgcttccgctgctccgccttcgacttcttctccgtctgctgcttttgccatgacgccttcttccaccacttggcaccgccggcttggacaccccggccgcgacattttggctcagctcagtcgtagtaccgatgttccatgtactagggctcctgctgagcacctctgtcatgcgtgccagttaggtcgtcatgttagactttctttttcttcttcttcttcgcatgcttttgatcttgttcactgtaacctgtggacatctcctgtactcagcatatctggttataaatattatctggtcgTCGTGGATGATTTcgctcattactcttggactttccctttgcgcgccaagtctgagaccttccccaccctcctccacttctttgcctaggtgtccactcagttcgtctcaccgttaaggccgtccagtgcaacaacgggcgtgagtttgataactccacctcccgttccttcttcctctctcggggtgttcagctgcgcatgtcttgtccgtatacctctcctcagaatggcaaggctcagcggatgattcgcacgacgaacgacgttgtgcgcaccctcctgatccaggcctctctgcccccgtgcttctgggctgagagcctccacaccaccaCCTACTTcctcaaccgtcttccgtccactgcttctcctgctcccactccacaccacgctctgttcggtacccctcctcgctacgaccgccttcgggtcttcgggtgtacgtgttaccctaacacctccgccaccacttctcacaagctggcgtctcgctcgactcgttgtgtgttccttgggtacTCCTTTGACCACAAGAGGTACCGATGTTTTGACCTCAATTCTCGCCGCGTTCtaatctcccgacacgtcgtctttgacgagtcggatttcccgtactccacctcctccacaccttctcctaaCCCCGAGTTGGATTCACTGTTtgcgactgacccggtggttcagccaccattACCTATCTGTcatttccctgcaggttttcccgtcataccggcaccgcttccggtgatccctgcttcGCCAagtgcggccccggtgcccgcagtcgcgccaagcgcggcccccggacctacggtcgtgccgcgcgcggacctggtgtctcctgctgcgccacgcgcggccctggtgccttcccctgtacctgcgcggtacgctcagccggtgcaggtgtaccggcgtcgttcggcgccgacaccggcgccgcctccggctccggaggctcctgcggcgcctacaccggagccgtcgccgccgcctccaccggctcCCCCTTGAGCCGAGCCGgtggtgtaccacccgccagtcatccatcgggatcctcggcatatccatcccatggtgactcagCGGATGGcatctcaggccgcgactctctctgccaccgagggagagccgcgggtctgtCCGGTActctcctctgtccgcgacaccttggcggatcctcacttgcgtcgcgcgatggaagaggagtccGCGGCTCTTctcgccaaccagacgtgggacctcgtgccgcgtccgtctgtttgcaatgtggtgactggcaagtggatcttgatgcataagcgtcgggctaacggtacactggagcgctacaaggctcgttgggttctccgagggttcacccagcggcctggtgtgaaTTATGatagaccttcagtccagtggtgaagcctgctactgtgcgcacggtcctctcactTGCGTTCTCTCGCTCTTGGCATGTGCaacagctggatgtgaagaatgactttcttcacggcactctgtcagagacagtctactgctctcagctagcgggatttgtggactccagtcgTCCGGACATGGTTTGTcgactcaacaagtctctctatggtctgaagcaggctccgcgggcttggtattctcggttcgctacgttcttgctgacattgaggttcaccgaggccaagtctgaccagtctctcttcatctaccgccgtggggatgagactgcctatctgctgctctatgtcgataaCATTGTGCttacagcctccagtcagcagttgcttcagagtgtcatctcctctctgcagcaggagtttgttatgaaggatcttggtcagctccactaCTTCTTGGACGTCACTATTGAGCCTCGCatgtctggtcttctccttcaccagcggcagtacgcacttgatattctggagcgggctgggatgactgattgcaagccctgctccactcctgtcgacactcaggcgaaactgtctgctgatctgggtgatccagtggctgatcctactgcctaccggagtcttgccggcgctttgcagtacctcaccttcaccaggccggaccacctacgctgttcagcaggtctacctccatatgcatgatctccgggagtcacaccttgctgcgctgaagcgtctcctccgctacgtccgtggcactgtggaccttggcctggttcttcaccgctcgtcctctgctgaacTGGTTGTcaacaccgacgctgactgggctggctgtccggacactcgccgctccacttccggctacgccgtctttctaggcggcaacctggtctcctggtcgtccaagcggcagccggttgtctcccgctccagtgccgaggcggagtaccgtgctgtcgctaacggtGTGGCAGAgacgtcctggctacgacagctcttggcggagctccacagcccgctcgccaagagcacgctcgtctactgcaacAACTGCAACAACGTCAGcgtcgtgtatctctccaccaaccccgtccagcatcaacgGACGAAGCATGTAGAGATCGACCTGCACTTTgtgcgcgacagggtcgccatcggcgatgttcgggtactccatgtctcgactacctcccagtttaccgacatcttcaccaagggactaccctcctcgacTTTCTCGGAGTTTCGTTCCAGCCTCAatgtagcaggtggctagttgtggctgccgCGGGGggttgccctttgtactctctttATACTCTCTTTTTGTCCAGTCTtaaacaccgctgcgccggtagttcagactgtgggggggtgttggcttttttgttgtccagtcttgaacaccgctgtgccggtagttcagactgcggggggtgttggtgtatatgtgagtgTATGTATAGAGACCCATCTAGAAGCCCATGtataaaatttatatatatcaCACTTCTAGAGTTTGAAGGTATCTATTATTCTCTCCGCAATAGTCAACCCAAGCTCAGCAATAATGCTCTTTCAAGTCAGACAAAGATTGTTTTGTCTTACATAGCACTTCGCAAGTTCACATGAAATTTAATCTTTATAACTGTGTCACCTAGTAACCTGGCTATATTTATGGATAGTTGCCTCCGTACTATCGACACAATTACATTACAGTAGTTCTTCCTAATGCAAACATCTAAAATAGTTCTTGTAATAAAATTAATTTCTGTCCCCCTTAAATCACAACAAACTGATTCACACATCTTCCGTGGTACTATCACAGCATACTTCACCTTAAAGACTCGGATTTTTCTCCAATATACGGCACCAGTGCAGTTATTTGGGTAATCAAGCTCTTACCTGCGCGCAGGATGACACAGCGGCGATGGAcgcccggagcgccgccacggcGGACTTGTACCGGTGCCTCGCCTCGTCGAGCGACCCGCCGGGGGCCGGCGCGCCTCCTGCGTCGGCGGCGTCGGAGTCCGCGGAATGTGGCAGCGGCGGAGTAGCGGAGTGCTGGTGctggggtccggcggcggccgcggccgtagCGGAGACTGAGGAGGACGACCAAAGGCCAGCGTTGCAGAGCTCGTCGTTCATGGAGACGAGGATCTGGAACGCGGCGGCTATGGTCTCCTCCAGGTGCCGCTGCCCCTGCGCCGCcagctcctgccgccgccgcgctgcctcgGAGGCCATCCGGTAGTCTCGCCGGAAccctagctcgccgccgcggctgccgccgATCTACTGCTCCCTTGAGCTGCCTCAGGCGTCGCTGGCTCGCTGCGGCAAGGAAAAATGACAATGGACCGAGCCCGTGCTTTCACTTTAGCACTCCAAAACCGTGATTACGGGTATCTTTGGATCGATCAGCTAATTGCTAGTTTGTCATCACACGGTTATAGTTTGTCATCACACGGTTATTAAAATAAAGAGTTACTTGAAGCATATAATAAGTTTATGATTTATTTACAAGACGAATATATtaagtttaattaatttataattagcacATGTTTTAACTATGGTGGCTCCAAACGGAACCAGCTAATGCGCAGCTAATCTCTTCTAACAAACTAAATAATAATCAtctaatctcaaaaaaaatcatctaattaGCTGATTCAGTCTAGATAATTCTAGATAATCAGCTAATGAATTAGCTGGTTGAAACCGAACAACCCACCTTGTCCAATCTCGACCCCATCCAACATTTGTTCGTCAATGCACAAATGGTCTGTAACTGGACTGGAATAAAACTAGGGTCAcagtcctttttctttcttttcacaAGAGGCAAAAAGCCCATTTCCATTACCTAAAACGGAAATTCTGATAGTTTGGGCATACAACTTTGCATTTGTCCAATCCTAGGATGTTAGCGGGACAAGGATGGCATCAATTAAAAAATCCGGAGCCCTTTTGTGCATAGATTCTTCGGACCAAATGTTACCCCGTGGTGATAATGAAGACTGCAGAGAAGCCGTATATATCTCTTATTCGTGGCGCGGTATAATACGAGGTTTGCAAGTACTAAACAAAAGATCTTGGAGAATGGGGTGATGCCACTCATACATATCAATGTATATGGATGGGTCCATGGATTCTATTCGATGTGTCCAGAAAACAAGTTGCTACAAGAGGGTGGACCGTTCTAACAAAGATGTCCGAACTGATCGATTGCTAGctgttgacactcaaaattggcatcATTTAAAGCAAACAGGATAAAGGCTAAAATAACCAATTCAATATTAACTTCTATTATTTTACAAACTTGGCATGTATAACTATTGTACAGAGCATGAATATCATTTTGTGATATTTTGGACATGATTTCATCAATAAGACAAAGACATATTCAAAACAGCATTAAGATGAAGTCAAATCATGAGTTTGAGTGAACCAAGATGAAGCCCTCGTTGAGACGATCGAAACGGATATATAAATCGCCCAATTTGGAGTTCGGACATAGGAGATATAGCACCTGCAAGTTTTCCTGTCCGGGTAAATCCGGTCTGATCGGATTTGGTAACCGATGTGACCGGTTTTGGCTGTTATGCACCGTAGTaagtccggtctgaccggatttggtgaccggtctgaccggtttttaGCAGTTTAGTCCGAATTAGAGTTGTAAGTTGATTATAGGTCggtttttaatatatttttgacCTCCTATGGGTATAGACCtctccaccctataaatataaagggtcacggctgaTTGAGGAATGCAAACCAATCGAACTTATCAGATACATCTATTTTTTATCGTCTTTATCTTTTCTCTTtatcctagcttttccaacctcaacatgatgttcttccttcgtctctatGGTATTTGAAGACGCCTTAGATGGCCTGCCGAGTCTAGGACAACCCTAAGTGCGCCTGCCCCAATGGAGTCCCTTTCAGGTGGGCGTTTGTTAGATCCAGCCCgacgaaaccggtctgaccggaccaccataccggtctgaccgattggtGTCGCGGCGCTGCAAGGTGCGTCGCTGCTCACTGCGCGATCGTACGAGTTTATGTGTTGGCTCCAAATAAGCGCCAACACTGGCGCACGAGATTTTTTTAGCAGAAGGATGTCCAACACATTTCGTTATTAATTATTATAAGGAGCCATATCGGCTTGGCTCGTTACCAACCGGGCTAAAACTTCAACTCGGCCCATTAAAAAGCTCAAATCAGCTCATTTATGTAACACTCAGGTGTTAATCCACTAGTTAGTTAAATTAATCTCCAGACATTAGTTTCAAACCACGCGACGAAGCACCAAACTTGTTTCTGTCAGCCCTGGGCCAGTTcagcccggaccggtctgaccggtatgggcgaccggtctgaccggtctagcccGAGTTGGTCGGGTTGGGACCCACAGCATTTaaatctctctctcactcccacaccagaacccatgtcctCAGCGCCCAGCTCTCTTCCTcccgagctccctcctccccaAACCCTCCCTCCTAAATCCCTCACCCCAAATCCATTCCAAGGCTAGGGGAGCTTCAAATCGGAGTCAAGGATCATCTCCTCCACGTTCTCCTCCATGGGGTGATGCGGGATTGCAAGTTCTTCGTAAGGAAGGAGTCATTCAAGGTAAATTAGAAGTTTGGATCGATCTCTTGTTCTAGAAGGTTTTAGGTGGTGTTCTCTGGTAAAAAGCGTCCCCATGAACCCTTGAACTAGATCCTAGAAGGTATTTGGAGTgggtgggcgattttcgccgcgccaaggaatcctaggttttcactgggtaggaccggtctgaccggtcggagggactggtctgaccggtgtcacgGTAGGTtcagtaggaccggtctgaccggtctgttggaccggtctgaccggtggggtgTTGGCTGAGAAGGTGAAAGTCGGGGTAGTTGGCACAATTGGTTAGAAATTATTTTGGCTATTAGttacttataatttttataactcat from Panicum virgatum strain AP13 chromosome 9K, P.virgatum_v5, whole genome shotgun sequence encodes:
- the LOC120651545 gene encoding mediator of RNA polymerase II transcription subunit 30-like → MASEAARRRQELAAQGQRHLEETIAAAFQILVSMNDELCNAGLWSSSSVSATAAAAAGPQHQHSATPPLPHSADSDAADAGGAPAPGGSLDEARHRYKSAVAALRASIAAVSSCAQDIGSTEFEADNAEIERLEVHASTLRKEIERKNKHVKLLMDQLRELISDISMWQSPCSV